GCGGAGAGGTATGCCAAAGCCCGCAAGTCGCTTCAGCAAAAAGGCACCCGTTCCGCAGTCCGCCGTCTGGTGGCGCTGTCGGGCCGGGAAAGACGGTTCATTGCTGACACCAATAGCTCTCTCGCTTCCGAAATCCTCAAAACCTATCCCCACGCCTTTATCGGCGTCGAAGAATTGACCGGAGTGCATGAGCGTACCGAAAGACGCAGCCGCCCGAACAGTTCTGAGAAGCAGAGGAAGGCCAATCGCCGCCGTGCGAGATGGAGCTACGCTGAGTTGCTGGGATTCCTGGCCTACAAAGCGCCGCTGCATGGCAGTTTCGTCGTGAAGGTTGACGCGCACTACACCAGCCAAACTTGCACCCGTTGCGGTCACTGCTCGAAAGGCAACCGCCCCAATTCCGGGTTGATGTTTGTTTGCGAAAGTTGCGGGTATCATCTGCACTCCGATTTGATGGGGGCCAGAAACGTAGGACTCAGGGCATTGCTTGTCCGGCAGGACTGGGCAAGCACGGGGTGTCTGTCATGCACCCCTGGTCGCCCTCAAAGCGCAGACCCGCAAGCTGGGTCTGCTGGGCGAGATGTGTCGGACGCTGAAGCCAAAGCGGCACGCCTTTCGAGGTACGCCGAGTTGCGGTGGAGTCCAGACACAAGCCTCGCTCTTTAGAGCGGGGTCATGACCAACTCCAGCTCAGGCCTGCACTGTTTTGGGCACCTTCAGCGACAGGCTCACGGCCAGGGCGACGACCACCAGCCCAATCGCCAGGAAGTACGCCCGGCGCAGGCCCTCGG
The sequence above is a segment of the Deinococcus wulumuqiensis R12 genome. Coding sequences within it:
- a CDS encoding RNA-guided endonuclease InsQ/TnpB family protein, with protein sequence MLVPLSIELPDPDPMTHKQVVGVDVGMRYFAVASSTSNQAFFKSGKATLRKAERYAKARKSLQQKGTRSAVRRLVALSGRERRFIADTNSSLASEILKTYPHAFIGVEELTGVHERTERRSRPNSSEKQRKANRRRARWSYAELLGFLAYKAPLHGSFVVKVDAHYTSQTCTRCGHCSKGNRPNSGLMFVCESCGYHLHSDLMGARNVGLRALLVRQDWASTGCLSCTPGRPQSADPQAGSAGRDVSDAEAKAARLSRYAELRWSPDTSLAL